From the genome of Dictyoglomus sp.:
TGATCTATTCCTAAATTTATATAAAGAATTTAGAAAAGTTTATTCAGGTAAACTAGCTATATATACTTATTTCTATACTCTTCTTCCTTTGAAAAATAGATTGAAGGAACTTCCTATAGATATTTTAGGTGTTGATTTTGTATCAAAAAGAGAGAATTTTGAATTATTAGAGTCTTTTCCAAAGAGTTTAGCTCTTGGCTATGGAATTATAGATGCAAGAAATACAAAATTAGAAACGCCAGAGCAAATTGCGAACCTAATAAAAAAGGCTTTAGATTATATTCCCGAAGAAAATCTATATGTAAATCCCAGTTGTGGCCTTGAATATTTACCTAGAGAAAGAGCCTACGAGAAACTTCTAAATCTTACTCAAGGAGTTAATTTAGTAAGAGGTGATAGAAAATGAAAGAGATAAAATTACCTATATTACCTACAACATCTGTGGGAAGTTTTCCAAAGCCCGATTATCTAGTAAAGGCAAGAAATCAATATACAAGAGGATTAATATCTTACTCTACCCTCCATGAGTTAGAACTAAAAGCAACAGAGGAAGTAATAAAAATGCAAGAAGAAATAGGAGTGGATATTCTTGTTCATGGAGAAATGGAAAGAGGAGATATGGCCACCTATTTTGCAGAAAATCTAGAAGGATTTACTATTAGTGGACTAGTTAGATCTTACGGAAACAGATATTATAAAAAGCCTATTGTTATAGGAAAGATAAAAAGAAATAAACCTATAACTATTGATATGTTTAAATATGCTCAAAGTCTTACAAAAAAACCCGTAAAGGGAATGCTCACTGGACCTTATACTATTGCAGATTGGTCCTTTAATGAATATTACGAGAATAAGAGAGACTTAGTAATTGATCTTGCAGAAGTGATTAATAAAGAAGCTTTAGATTTAGAAATAGCAGGAGCTTTGTTTATACAGATAGATGAGCCTGCAGTTCCTACTCATCCTGAGGAAATTGATATTGCAAAAGAGGGATTTAAAATATCCACAAGAAATTTAAAAAGTTTTCTCATCACTCATATATGTTATGGAGATTTTAGACCTATTTGGAAGGAGGTAATAAATTTTCCTGTTCATCAATTTGACTTGGAATTTACAAATAATTCAGATAAACTTTATCCCCTTATTGAAAAGAATGGTTTCCCAAAGGAAAAGTATATAGCAGTAGGAGTTATTGATGTTCATTCCCACAGAATAGAAAGTGTTGAAGAGATAAAGGCTAGAATAAAAGAAGCTTTAAGATATTTTAGGCCTGAACAGATGTTTATAGATCCTGATTGCGGATTAAAGACAAGAACCTGGGAAGAAGCAAAATCTAAAATGCTAAATATGGTAAAGGCAGTAGAAGAAGTAAGAGAAGAGTTAATAAAAGAAGGTTATCCCTCAGAAATAATAATAAAAATGGAGGCCTAAGGATATTAAGATGTACGAAGAATATATATTAAAACAGTGGGGTTTTTGGTTAGATGAACTTTATTCTTTTACTATATTACTAAGAAAAGAACTCTCTCCCTGGTATTTTACAAATAAAGAAGAAAAATCTTGTAAACCAATTGATGGATGGGAAGAGATCAAAATAGGGGATAGATGGCCTTCACAAACTTTTCCTGTCTGGTTTTATCATTTATTGACTCTTCCTACTGATTTATATAATCAGCCTATTTATTTATCTTTAGATTTTGGAGGAGAGGCTCTTTTATATATCAACAGAAAGCCTTTTTTTGGTCTGAATAATTATCATAAAGAGGTTTTACTAGCAAAAGATCAAGATTGTAAAAGTTTTGAAATCTTAGTTGAGGCAGTACCCAAAGGATTAATGGGACAACACCAATATGAACCTAAAATTTTAAAAGCAGAGATTTTTCAAAGAGATGAGGAGCTTTATTCTATTTTTTTAGACTTTTACACTTTATGGGAAGTATGTAAAACTCTTGAAGATATAGACTTAAAAAAGTCAATATTGGAAATTCTAGAAACTACTTTAGGAGAAATAAAACTTCCAACTTCTTTTGAGATTTTTAACTCTAGAGTAAAAGAAACTTATTTAACATTAACGGAATTAAAAAAACTATGGAAAATGCCCCAATTAGGAGAAATAAAAAAAACATTAGATGAAAAAACAAGAGCAAATATATTAGAAAAGGATAGAAAATTAAAAGAAAAATTAGAGATATTAAAGAAGAAGTATCCATCACAAGGAAAAGTTTATACTATTGGGCATTCCCATTTAGATTATGCGTGGCTCTGGCCAAGAAAAGAAACTATAAGAAAAGCTCAAAGAACTTTTTCTACCATGCTTAAGCTTATGGAAGAGTTTAAAGAGTTTAAATTTTTGTGTAGCTCTGCACAGATATATAAAGACATAAAGGAAAATAATTTCTATATATATGAAGAGATAAAAAAGAAAATAGGAAATGGCCAATGGATAGTGGAAGGTGGAATGTGGGTAGAAAGTGATTGTAATTTACCTTCGGGCGAATCCTTAGTAAGACAAATTCTTTATGCTCAAAAATTTTTTGAAAGGGAATTTGGAATAAGATGTAAAATTGCTTGGCTTCCAGATTCTTTTGGGTTTAATGCTAATTTACCACAAATTTTAAAGAAAGCAGGGATAGAATATTTTGCTACTACAAAACTTACATGGAACGAAACAAATAGATTTCCTTATGACTTGTTTTATTGGAAGGGAATTGATGGCACAAGGATTGTTTCCCATATATTTTGCAAGAAAAGTGGCTATAATGCAGAAATGAGTCCAAAGGAAATATTAGACAATTGGAAAGATTATGATCAGAGAAATATTTATCCTGCAACAATTTATAGTTTTGGGCATGGAGATGGTGGTGGCGGTCCTACAAGAGAAATGATAGAAAAATGGCAAAGACTAAAAAACCTTCCGCATTTTCCAGAATTATTAATGGAATCTCCTTTAAAATTCTTTGAAAATATACCAGAAAATTTGCCTACATACTTTGGAGATTTGTATTTAGAACTTCATAGGGGGACATATACAACTCAAGGAAGGATAAAAAGATTAAATAGAAAAGCTGAAAATTATTTATTTATTCTAGAGGCTTTAAATACAATTTCATATTTAAAAAGAGGAAAATACAATCAATTTATTACTGAACTTTGGGAGAAGCTATTAAGAAATCAATTTCACGATATTCTTCCTGGTTCCTCTATAAGAGAAGTTTATGAGGAAACGGAAAAGGAACTAAATGAAATTTTAAATGAAAATCCTGATATTAATTGGATTTTTGGAAATAAAAAGGTAATCTTTGTTTTTAATCCTACATCTTTTCCTCAACCCTTAAAGATAGAACTTTCTTTATCTCCAATGGAAGCTTTATATACCTCTTCTGGAGAGATTCTACCCTATCAAGAAGGAGATAAAACTTTAATTTATGACTCTTCTTTCCTCATTCCTCCTTTGACCTATATAACTTTAGAAGTAAAGGAGAAAAAAGAAAAAGAATTTGAAAAAGATATTAAAATTAGAGAAAATGTTGTGGAAAATAAATTTTTTATCTTAAGGATAAATGAAGATGGAACCTTACAAATTTATGATAAGGAGAGAAAAAGGGAGGCATTTAAAGAAAAGGGAAACCAGATCTGGGCTTTTTATGATATACCAAGAAATTGGGAAGCTTGGGATATAGCACTAAATTACGAAAAATTTGGAATAGAAATAAAAGAAGTAGAAAATATTAAATTTTTAGAAAAAGGACCTTTAAGAGTAAAGATTGAAGTGACAAAAAAATTTAATGATTCAAAGATAAAACAGATATACTGTGTTTACGCAAATTCTCCAAGAATAGATATAGAAAATGAGATAGATTGGAAGGAGAAAAGAATTCTTTTAAAAGCTTTCTTTCCCATAAATGTAAATTCTCCCCTTTCTTTTTATGAGATTCCCTATGGAGTCTATTTTAAAACAACTCACGAGAACACATCTTGGGATAAAGCAAAATTTGAATTTCCTGTTCAGAGATTTATTAATCTATCTCAAGGTGATTTTGGAATAAGCATATTAAATAATGGTAGATATGGACATAGTGTAAAAGAAAATGTGATAGGAGTAACCTTATTAAGATCTCCTGCAATACCTGATTTTTATGCTGATTTAGGAAAACATGAATTTACCTATTCTATATTACTTCATGGAAAAGATTGGAAATATATTACTATAAAAGAAGCAGAAGAATTAAATAGACCTCTCTTTGTAAAAGAAATAGAGAAAGGAGAAATAATAGAAGAATCCATTATAAATTGGAATTCGGAAAATATTGTAATAGGAGCTATAAAGAAAAGTGAAGATGAGAAAGGTATAATTTTAAGATTTGCAGAATATTTTGGATGGGAGAAGGAAATAGAATTTAGCTTTAATTTTCCTGTAAAAGAAGTTTATGAGACAAATCTTTTAGAAGAAAATATTTTAAAGTTAGAGTTAATTGAAAATAGAGTACAAGTAAAGGTTAAACCTTATGAGTTAAAAACTTTAAAAATAATTTTATAAAGAAAAGGAGGGTGAAGATCCCTCCTTCTTAAATTTCTATAGGAATTCCCTTTTCCGAAGATTCATATATACCCATAAGCATTTTCATTACAGTTAATCCTTGTTCTCCTGTTACAATAGGTTCCTTATTTTCTTTAACACACTCAACAAAGTGATCTATCTCTCCCTCTCCCCATTCAGTGGATTTTTCAATTATTTCTATATTAGAGGACATATTCTCCAAATCCTTAAAGATTTTAGGAGGATTTAGTTGAGCACCTCCAAGAGTTCCTAATATAAGATAATTTCCTTCATCTTTCTCTATATTAGAAGCCCAACTAGTCTCAATGGTTAAAGTTGCCCCATTTTCAAATTTTATAAATCCTACTGCAAAATCTTCCACATCAAAGATGGGTTTCCCCTTAGCACCCTTGTTCCATCCTCCCTCTCCTAAACCCTTTGGACCAAAATTTGCGTAGGTATTTCCAAGAATAAATTTAGGTTTTGGCATACCCATAAGCCACCAAACAATGTCTAGGATATGCACTCCAATATCTAAAAGACATCCTCCTCCTGCCATTTCCTTAGTAGTAAACCATGTACCTATTCCTGGAATCCCCTTTCTTCTTAACAAACTTCCCCGAGCATAATAAATCTCACCTAGTTCTCCTTTTTCAATAATCCTTTTTAATGCAGAGTTAAAGGGTCTAAACCTCTGAGTCTGTCCTATCATTAAAATTTTTCCTGATTTTTTACTTGCTTCAACCATATCTTCTGCTTCTTTTACAGAAGTTGCCATAGGTTTTTCACATAACACATGAATCCCTCTATTTAAGGCAGAAATAGTAACAGGTGCATGAAGATAATTAGGGGTACACACACTTATAGCAGTTAAGTTTTCTTTTTCAAACATCTCTTCATAGTTACAATAGATTTTTGGGATATTAAATTCTTGAGCTAAGATTTCTGCTCTGTCTTTATCACTATCTGCAATAGCTACAACTTCTACATCGGAAATCTTTTTGTATCTTGGAATATGAAGATGTCTTGCAATTCCACCAGCTCCAACAATACCTACTCGGATCATATAAACCCCCTTTAGCTTAATTTATAAAAAATCAAACCAAGAGATTATATAAAAAGAAAAAGCCCTAAGTCAAAACTTAGGGCTTTTTTTCAATTTAAAGAAACTTTCTATAAATTTTTAAAATCTTCGAAAATTATTTCTTGCTGGACGATCCTTTTTAGGTTTTGCTTCTGAAACTACAATCTTTCTTCCATCAAGCTCAGTTCCATTATAATTATTAATTATTTTTTGAGCTGTTTCTTCGGATGTTTCTACAAAAGCAAATCCTTTTGATCTTCCAGTGTTTCGGTCTGTTATTAACCTTACACTCTCGATGGATCCCTCCTTGCTAAATAATTTTTGCAGATCCTCCTCTGTGGTCTGCCATGAAAGGTTCCCTACATACAGTGTCTTAGACAATTTTTTGTACCTCCAATTTATAAAAATTTTTCTTAGAAACCTAAGACTCTTTAGTTTAACATAAAAAAATTTTTTGTCAAAAAATTTTTTATTTTTTAATTTCGTCTTTAAAAGTCCTTATAAAAATGATATAAAAAGTTCTAAGAATAAAATTGGAAGAGGTGATAAATGATTAGGGTTGGAGTATTAATAGGAATAAAATCTTCTGAAAGTGAAATAGCAAAAAGAACTGCCCAAAATGTATCTTCAGCTTTAAAATCGAAAGGCTACGAAGTTATAGAAATTCCTATAGATGAAAATCTAGCTGAGAATTTGAAAAAAGAAAAAATTAATGTTGCTTTCATATCCGCTCATGGAATTTATGGTGAAGATGGCACAGTTCAAGGACTTTTAGAATTGTTAGGAATTCCCTATGTAGGATCTCGAGTATTGGCAAGTGCTTTAGCTTTGAATAAAGCTATAGCTAAAAAAATATTTACCTATGAAGGGATTCCTACCCCAAAGTGGATAAATTTGAATAAAAAGGATCTAGAGGAGAAGGGTATAAAAGAAATTCTAAAAATTTTAGAATCTTTTAAGTTTCCGTTGGCAATAAAACCAAGCTCTCAAGGTTCCACCATAGGTTTCTCCCAAGCTAAAGATGAGGAGAGTCTTCTAATTTCATTAGAGAATGCTTTCAAATATGATTACGAAATTATAATAGAAGAGTTTATAAAAGGAAAGGAAATAACTGCAAGCATCTTTGACTGTGAAGAAACAATATGTTTCCCTTTAATTGAAATAATTCCAAAATCTGAATCAGGAGTTTATGATTATCAAGCCAAGTACACTCCTGGGATGAGTGAACATATTATTCCCGCAAGGCTTTCTCCTGAAACTTATAAAAGAGCACAAGAATTAGGAGTAAAAGCTCATAAGGCTTTAGGTTGCAGACATTTCTCCCGTGTTGATATGATAGTTGAGGATAAAACAGAAGAAATATACGTTTTAGAAGTAAACACTATTCCAGGAATGACAGCTACAAGTCTCTATCCTGAAGCATGTCGAGCCTATGGAATTGATTTTCCTGAATTACTTCACTTCTTAATAGAAAAGGCCTTGAGAGAGGGATGATGTCTTACATAACTTTTTATAAGCTATACTATAATTATTCTGAAAAAATTTAGTGGGGTGAAATGATGGAAATAAAAATACCTAAATGTATGAGTACTCAACATCCTGATAATGTGACAACTCCCTTTTTTTCTGAAAGTCCAGAAATTGGTGGAGATGATGAAATAACAGAAGCTTATTACGCTTTTTCTCATTTAGGTTGTGACGAGCAAATGTGGGATTGTGAAGGAAAAGAGGTGGATAATTTTGTTGTTAAAAAGTTATTAACTCGTTATGATTCTTTCTTTTCGGAAAATGTTCTTGGTAAGGATGTTTTTATAACCTTAAGAGTACCAAATCCATTATTTGAAAGAGATGAGGCAAAAATACTAATTGAAACTCTTGAAAGTATACCTCGATCTTACGATACTGCAAGAATTTTTTATCAGAAAGATATAGCTCCTATCTTTGAGATTATACTTCCTTTAACCACTTCTGCAACTTGTCTTAATAGAATATACTGGTATTATCGAGATTTTGTCTATGGAAAGCAATATATCAAATTTAGAAATGATGATTGTACTATAGCAGAATGGATAGGAGATTTTAACCCTAGTGATATTCATATTATACCTCTTTTTGAAGATTGGGATCATATATTAATTGCAGATCAAATTGTAAAAGAGTTTCTAAGAGATAAAGATTTTAAATATATAAGAGTATTCTTTGCAAGATCTGATCCTGCAATGAATTATGGAATGATAAGTGCAGTATTGTTAAATAAAATAGCTCTTCAAAGAATGTATAAACTTTCTGAAGAAATTGGAGTTGAAATTTATCCAATTATAGGGGTAGGATCTGCACCTTTTAGGGGTAATATGAAACCCTCTACCGTTGAAAGAATTCTTAAGGAATATCCAAGTGCTCATACTTTTACAATTCAATCTGCATTTAAGTATGATAATTCTCCTGATGAAGTAAGGGAAGCTATTAAGAAAATACGCTCTCGTTCTAAAGGTTTACCTCATATGGTAGATGAGGAAAGAGCTCTTGAAATAATGAAAAAATATACTCAAGCATATAGAGGACATATTAAGAATCTTGCTAACTTAATAAATGAAGTAGCTAAATACGTGCCCAAAAGAAGAAGAAGAAAATTGCATGTAGGACTTTTTGGGTATCCCCGAGAAGTTGAAGGTATAAAACTTCCACGAGTGATTACTTTTACTGCAGCTTTATACTCTATTGGTATACCACCTGAGGTTTTGGGGTTAGAGGTTTTAGATAAAGAAGATATAAGATTTTTAAAGACCGTTTATGTAAATTTTGAGGAAGATATCTTTGATGCTCTTAGTTATCTTGATATAGAAAATAATTATTTGCCTGAGGAAATTAGAAAAAGTGTTCATAAACTTGACTTTTCTTCTTTCAATATAGAGCACATCAAAATTTCTAGAAAAATTATAGAATTCCTTAAAGATGGAAAATATGATAATGTTCAGGAAGAGGTTCTAAGAGCTGCTTATCTTAGAAAATTCTTAGGATAAGTTTTATAGATAATAATATCATTTCCTGTGCTTGTTCTGACAAGAATTTGAAATAAGTGATGGAATCCAACATAGAAAATTGTTGCCAACTATCTTCCATAATGATATAATTCTTTCGAAAGGAGAGGTGGCCGAGTCGGCTTAAGGCAGCCGCCTGCTAAGCGGTTGTACGGGCAAAAACCCGTACCGTGGGTTCGAATCCCACCCTCTCCGCCATCTTTTAGAAGTTTTCTATAAAAATCTTATTTACTAACTCTTTATATTTTTCAAATTTTTCTTGATATAATCTAGATTTAAAACTAGGAAGTATTTTATCAAATTCGTTGACTAAAAAATATTTTTGAAATTCTTGAGGAAATACTCTTTTTGCTACCAAATAGGCAGTACCTTTACTTGTTAATTCCCTGTCTTTTGATATTAATAAGGGAATACTTAAAATATTACTCTTCAATTCTAACAAATTCTTATATCTTGTCATTCCCCCACAAACAATAATTTTTTCTATGGGAAAACCTAAACCTCTTAACTCTTCAATAATGATTTTAGTTTCAAAAAATAAACCTTCCCATATAGCCTTTTTAAGTTCAGAAATCTCAGTATTTATATCAATTCCATAGAATACCCCTTTTGTATTAGGATTAGGAAAAGGAATGTTTCTTCCTAAAATATAAGGAAAGAAAAATATATTTGTAGGTTTATCAAAACTCCGAGGAATATTCCATTTTAATTTTTCCTTGATCCAATTCCTTATACCTCCTGAAAAATGAATTCCTGCGATAAGATAATAATTTTCTTTAAAGATATAACCTACAGAAAAACCTTTCTTTCCAATATCTTTGTTTAAAAGAGGAAAAGGGATAGATAAGAATAAAGCTTCAGCAGTACCCCACGAATCTAAAAGAACTTTATAAGATAAAGATAAAGAGATACTACCTATAGGGTGATCATGTCCACCTAAGATAACAGGAACAGCTGGGAGAGAGTATTTTTCTTGCCAAGAAGGTAATATTTCTCCTATTATATTCCCAGCAAAGTTAATGCAAGGAAGTAGAGAAATATCTAAATTGCATAGATCAATGATCTCTTTCGACCAGGTCTTATTTTTTATATCAAATAACAACATTCTACTTGCAAGAGTATAGTCTGTTATGAAATTTCCTGTTAAAAGATAATTTAAATAATCAACCACATTTAACCACTTATATCTCTTTTTCCAGATATCTTTTAAGTTTTCTTTAACCCAAAGAATTTTTGCTAAAGAGTATTTTGGAGATATTTTTAATCCTGTAATTTCAAATATCCTATCTTTACCTATTTTTTCTAATATCTTAATCTCTTTTTCTCCTCGTATATCCAACCATGAAAATATATCTGTTAATGGATTTCCGTGATAATCAATTAGAAGGCCTGATTCTCCCATTCCTGAGATAGCTATTCCTACAAGTTTTTTTCTTCGATTTTCTAAGATTTCGAAAGTTTTATCTAAGTAATTTTTTAGTATAAACGGAGATATAGAATAATCTTTATTAAAAGGAGTAGGAAAAAATTTTTTAAAGATGATTTTTCCTTCTCTATTCCAAAGAAAGATTTTAAAGTTTGTTGTTCCCAGATCTATAGTTAAAATATACATAACTATGTAGATTATACAATAAACTCAAAATTGACACAGCAAATTTTTCTTTTTATACTATAATTGTCTCGTATAGTCCCAAGGATAAGGCTTGGGAGTTTCTACCAGGCAACCGTAAATTGCCTGACTACGAGTGGAAGAGTCCCTTAGGGCTCATTCAGAGTCCAAGCGGGACTGGCAAGACTTGTTAGTCTTGCTACACCGAAGGGATAAAAACCCAGGCGGGTAGGTTCCCTCGTATGAGTCCTACCTTCCTGGGTTTTAAAATTTATAATGGGGTGAAAGAATGCTAGATAGATATTGCAGAAAGGAATTAAAAGAAATTTGGTCTGATGAGAATAGATATAGTCTTTGGCTTAAAGTAGAGTTAGCCTTTTTGAAGGCGCGTGCTTTTTATGGAGAGATTCCTACAGAAATAGTAGAAGACATAGAAAAAAAAGCAAAATTTTCTGTCGAAGAAATAAGAGAAATAGAAAAAGAAACAAATCATGAAGTAATAGCCTTTTTGAGTAATGTTTCTCAATATGTAGGGAAAGGCTCTGAATATATCCATCAGGGTCTAACTTCCTCAGATATTATGGATACAGCTTTTTCCTTACAAATTCTCTCTTCCTTAAGTTATATTGAACAAGATATTCTAATTCTTTTAGATATTCTAAAAGAGAAAGCATTAGAATATAAAGATCTTCCCATGATTGGAAGAACTCATGGGATGCATGCTGAACCTATAACTTTGGGTTTTAAATTTTTAGGTTGGTGGTCAGAATTAGAAAGAGATTTAGAAAGACTTAAAAGAGCAAGAGAAAATATAAGATTTGGTAAATTTTCAGGAGTTGTAGGAACTTTAGCTCATATAGAACCAAAAGTTGAGGTAAAAGCTTGTGAAATTTTAGGACTTAAACCCGAACCAGTAGCAACCCAAGTTATTCCTAGAGATAGACATGCAGAAGTTATGTATAGTTTAGCAATGCTTGCTACTACTCTAGAAAGAATTGCTCAAGAAATAAGACATTTGCAGAGAACTGAAGTAGGTGAATTAGAAGAACCTTTCAGAGAAAAACAAAAAGGATCTTCTGCTATGCCTCATAAGAGGAATCCTATATTATCTGAAAGAATATGTGGTTTGGCAAGAGTAATAAGAGGGTATTTAATAACTGCCTTAGAAAATATTCCCCTCTGGCATGAAAGAGATATAAGTCATTCTTCTGCGGAAAGAGTTATTTTCCCTGATGCTACTTCTTTATTAGATTATCTTTTAAATCTTATGATTAATATTATAAAGGATCTAAAGATTAATAAAGAAAAAATATGGAAAAATTTAGAAATGAACCAAGGAGTGTTTTATTCACAAAATCTTTTAATTGCCTTAACAGAAAAAGGGATTCCAAGAGACATTGCATATTCTTGGATTCAAGAAGATTCCTTTAGATCAATGAATGATAATATTTCTTTTAAAGAGGTAGTATTAAAAGATGAGAGAATAATAAATAAATTATCTAAGGAAGAAATAGAAAAATGTTTCTCTTTAGATATTTTTTTAAAGAATATAGACATAATTTATAATAGAGTTTGGAATACCAAAAGATTGGAGGAAGAAAATCTTGGGGAAATGGTGGGTTAAATTAGAAATATTTTTAAAAGAAGGAATCCTAGATCCTCAAGGTAATACTATTAATTCTGCACTTCACTCTCTGGGTTTTGAGGAAGTAGAGGAGGTTCGTATGGGAAAAATTTTGAAACTTAAGATGGAAGGGGAAACTGAAGAAGAAGTTAGAGATAAAGTAAAAAGAATGAGCGAAATTTTTTTAGCAAATCCTGTAACAGAGAATTTTGAGATCAAGGTAGAAAAGATATGCGAGTAGGTATTGTAGTTTTTCCAGGAACAAATTGTGATTATGATACCTTCTGGGCTTTGAAGCTAGCTGGATTGAACCCTGTTTTTCTATGGCATAAAGAAAAAGACCTTAAAGATGTTTCCGCGGTAATTCTTCCTGGTGGATTTTCTTACGGTGATTACTTAAGAGCCGGAGCTATCGCAAGATTTTCTCCATTAATTGATAGAATCTTTGAATTTGCAGAAAAAGGTGGTTTAGTTTTGGGAATATGTAATGGTTTTCAGATATTACTGGAAATGGGGCTTCTACCAGGTGCCATGCTTCCTAATGATACTAATACTTTTATATGTAAACCTGTTTATTTAAAAGTAGAAAATAATGATTCTCCCTTTTTAAGAAAATATCAAGTAGGCGAAATATTAAAGATGCCTATCGCTCATAAAGAAGGAAGATACTACATCCCTGAAAGAGATCTTTTAGCTTTAGAAAGGGAAGGACAAGTAGTGTTAAGATATGTGGGACCGAAAGGAGAGTCAGATTTAAAATTTAATCCTAATGGTTCAGTAAATAATATTGCTGGAATTGTAAATAAAAAAAGAAATGTTATGGGCTTAATGCCTCATCCTGAAAGAGCTGTAGAAAAATTATTGGGTAGTGATTCGGGTTTAAGGTTATTTTTATCCCTTTTAGATTAGGGGGTAATTACATGGGAATTCATGGATTAAAAGATGAAGAAATTCGACATGCGAGAAAATTATTAGGAAGAGAACCTAATGATATTGAATGGTCCGTGATTTCTGTCATTTGGTCGGAACATTGTAGTTATAAACATTCAAGAAAGTATTTAAGAAATTTTTTAACAAAAGCTAATTGGGTAGCTCAAGGTCCAGGAGAGAATGCAGGAGTAATAGAGTTAGGAGATGGTTACAAACTAGTCTTTAAAGTAGAAAGTCATAATCATCCTTCGGCGGTAGAACCTTTTCAAGGTGCAGCAACAGGAGTAGGTGGGATTGTAAGAGATATCTTGGCTTTAGGAGCAAGACCCATCGCACTATTAGATTCTTTAAGATTTGGACCTCAGGATAATTTAAGAAATAGATATCTATTTAATGGAGTTATATCTGGAATAAGTTTCTACGGTAATTGTATTGGAGTTCCTGTAGTGGGTGGAGAAATTTTCTTTGAAGAATGTTATAGCTCTAATCCTTTAGTAAATGTTATGTGTGTAGGAATAATTCCTCCAGAAGGAAAAATATATAAGGGGAAAGCAGAAGGTAAAGGGAATTTAATATTATTAGTAGGAGCAAGAACAGGTAGAGATGGAATTCATGGAGCAAGTTTTGCATCAGAAAAATTAGAAGAAGATATACATTCTCAAAGGCCATCAGTCCAAGTTGGGGATCCTTTTATGGAAAAACTTCTTATTGAAGCATGTTTAGAGGCTGGATCTTTAGATGGAGTTATTGGAATCCAAGATTTAGGTGCTGCAGGACTTGTTAGTGCTTTATCAGAATCTGCAAGTAGAGGAAAATCAGGGGTAGTGGTTTATTTGGATAAAGTCCCTCAAAGAGAAAGAAATATGACTCCTGAGGAGATTTTAATATCTGAATCTCAAGAAAGAATGATTCTTGTTGTTAAGCCAGAAGAGATTGAAAAAATTAAAAAGGTTTTTCAAAAATGGGATTTAGAGGCAGAAGTTATTGGAGAGGTAATAGAAGAAGAAAAATTTATTGCTTATTTTAAAGGTGAAAAGATTGTAGATCTACC
Proteins encoded in this window:
- a CDS encoding Gfo/Idh/MocA family oxidoreductase, translated to MIRVGIVGAGGIARHLHIPRYKKISDVEVVAIADSDKDRAEILAQEFNIPKIYCNYEEMFEKENLTAISVCTPNYLHAPVTISALNRGIHVLCEKPMATSVKEAEDMVEASKKSGKILMIGQTQRFRPFNSALKRIIEKGELGEIYYARGSLLRRKGIPGIGTWFTTKEMAGGGCLLDIGVHILDIVWWLMGMPKPKFILGNTYANFGPKGLGEGGWNKGAKGKPIFDVEDFAVGFIKFENGATLTIETSWASNIEKDEGNYLILGTLGGAQLNPPKIFKDLENMSSNIEIIEKSTEWGEGEIDHFVECVKENKEPIVTGEQGLTVMKMLMGIYESSEKGIPIEI
- a CDS encoding RNA-binding protein, encoding MSKTLYVGNLSWQTTEEDLQKLFSKEGSIESVRLITDRNTGRSKGFAFVETSEETAQKIINNYNGTELDGRKIVVSEAKPKKDRPARNNFRRF
- a CDS encoding methionine synthase, yielding MKEIKLPILPTTSVGSFPKPDYLVKARNQYTRGLISYSTLHELELKATEEVIKMQEEIGVDILVHGEMERGDMATYFAENLEGFTISGLVRSYGNRYYKKPIVIGKIKRNKPITIDMFKYAQSLTKKPVKGMLTGPYTIADWSFNEYYENKRDLVIDLAEVINKEALDLEIAGALFIQIDEPAVPTHPEEIDIAKEGFKISTRNLKSFLITHICYGDFRPIWKEVINFPVHQFDLEFTNNSDKLYPLIEKNGFPKEKYIAVGVIDVHSHRIESVEEIKARIKEALRYFRPEQMFIDPDCGLKTRTWEEAKSKMLNMVKAVEEVREELIKEGYPSEIIIKMEA
- a CDS encoding glycosyl hydrolase-related protein, yielding MYEEYILKQWGFWLDELYSFTILLRKELSPWYFTNKEEKSCKPIDGWEEIKIGDRWPSQTFPVWFYHLLTLPTDLYNQPIYLSLDFGGEALLYINRKPFFGLNNYHKEVLLAKDQDCKSFEILVEAVPKGLMGQHQYEPKILKAEIFQRDEELYSIFLDFYTLWEVCKTLEDIDLKKSILEILETTLGEIKLPTSFEIFNSRVKETYLTLTELKKLWKMPQLGEIKKTLDEKTRANILEKDRKLKEKLEILKKKYPSQGKVYTIGHSHLDYAWLWPRKETIRKAQRTFSTMLKLMEEFKEFKFLCSSAQIYKDIKENNFYIYEEIKKKIGNGQWIVEGGMWVESDCNLPSGESLVRQILYAQKFFEREFGIRCKIAWLPDSFGFNANLPQILKKAGIEYFATTKLTWNETNRFPYDLFYWKGIDGTRIVSHIFCKKSGYNAEMSPKEILDNWKDYDQRNIYPATIYSFGHGDGGGGPTREMIEKWQRLKNLPHFPELLMESPLKFFENIPENLPTYFGDLYLELHRGTYTTQGRIKRLNRKAENYLFILEALNTISYLKRGKYNQFITELWEKLLRNQFHDILPGSSIREVYEETEKELNEILNENPDINWIFGNKKVIFVFNPTSFPQPLKIELSLSPMEALYTSSGEILPYQEGDKTLIYDSSFLIPPLTYITLEVKEKKEKEFEKDIKIRENVVENKFFILRINEDGTLQIYDKERKREAFKEKGNQIWAFYDIPRNWEAWDIALNYEKFGIEIKEVENIKFLEKGPLRVKIEVTKKFNDSKIKQIYCVYANSPRIDIENEIDWKEKRILLKAFFPINVNSPLSFYEIPYGVYFKTTHENTSWDKAKFEFPVQRFINLSQGDFGISILNNGRYGHSVKENVIGVTLLRSPAIPDFYADLGKHEFTYSILLHGKDWKYITIKEAEELNRPLFVKEIEKGEIIEESIINWNSENIVIGAIKKSEDEKGIILRFAEYFGWEKEIEFSFNFPVKEVYETNLLEENILKLELIENRVQVKVKPYELKTLKIIL